The Austwickia sp. genome includes a region encoding these proteins:
- a CDS encoding amidase: MAGPFASGKLPSTAAPAVPDDLAGATALELAAALRSRRTTAVAVTEATLGRIERDSTRVGAFVAVAAEQALREAAAADTVLDAAAASGGAGPQPPPLLGVPCPIKDLNAVAGMPYVAGSRAMLGNVADADDGVVRRLRDAGAIVVGKTATPEFGFPCYTESDVAPPARTPWDVGRSAGGSSGGAAAAVAAGLVSIAHGSDGGGSIRIPAAACGLVGLKASRGRISPGPLGIDGPGLASHGVLTRTVRDTAIGLDVLAQGWPGDVYRLPPPRTTYLDACDRPTGALRIGVLTEPIIADCEVAPGPLNAVERAIAVLRGLGHQVQPAPRPFPAARWEAFAAVWSVLALSIPLPPEAEPLLTPLTRWLRERGRAVTGAEYAAALAATQQLARETAAAWDDVDVILTPTLAQPPAPVGSLRDDADPAADFDAQCAFTPWTSTYNLTGRPAISLPLHRERSANDAVELPYGVMLGARLGEEETLLALAAAVEAADPWRDTLPRNPGALTAPHAGGAVRGRRPVLSTPSSRPRSGSCSRSSTRWPGR; this comes from the coding sequence ATGGCCGGCCCCTTTGCCTCCGGGAAGTTGCCCAGCACTGCAGCTCCCGCCGTTCCCGACGACCTCGCCGGCGCGACGGCGCTGGAGCTCGCGGCGGCCCTGCGCTCCCGACGTACCACCGCGGTCGCCGTCACCGAGGCCACCCTGGGGCGGATCGAGCGGGACTCGACGCGGGTGGGGGCCTTCGTGGCCGTCGCCGCGGAGCAGGCCCTACGCGAGGCGGCGGCGGCCGACACCGTGCTGGATGCCGCGGCCGCGAGCGGCGGCGCCGGCCCCCAGCCGCCCCCGCTGCTGGGCGTGCCCTGCCCGATCAAGGACCTCAATGCGGTGGCCGGAATGCCGTACGTCGCGGGCTCGCGCGCCATGCTCGGCAACGTGGCCGACGCCGACGACGGGGTGGTGCGGCGGCTCCGCGACGCCGGGGCCATCGTCGTCGGCAAGACCGCCACGCCGGAGTTCGGATTTCCTTGCTACACCGAGTCGGACGTCGCCCCGCCGGCCCGGACGCCGTGGGACGTGGGCCGCTCGGCGGGCGGGTCGTCCGGGGGCGCCGCCGCGGCCGTCGCGGCCGGGCTCGTGTCCATCGCGCACGGCAGCGACGGCGGCGGCTCGATCCGAATCCCCGCCGCGGCCTGCGGCCTGGTCGGGCTGAAGGCGTCCCGCGGGCGGATCAGCCCGGGGCCGCTCGGCATCGACGGCCCCGGCCTGGCCTCGCACGGGGTGCTCACCCGCACGGTGCGCGACACCGCCATCGGCCTCGACGTGCTGGCGCAGGGCTGGCCGGGCGACGTGTACCGGTTGCCGCCGCCGCGCACGACGTACCTCGATGCCTGCGACCGCCCGACCGGCGCGCTGCGGATCGGCGTCCTGACCGAGCCGATCATCGCGGACTGCGAGGTCGCGCCCGGCCCGCTGAATGCGGTGGAGCGCGCCATCGCGGTCCTGCGCGGGCTCGGCCACCAGGTGCAACCGGCCCCGCGGCCCTTCCCGGCGGCGCGCTGGGAGGCGTTCGCCGCGGTGTGGTCGGTGCTGGCGTTGTCCATCCCGCTCCCGCCGGAGGCGGAGCCGCTCCTGACGCCGCTGACCCGCTGGCTGCGGGAGCGGGGACGGGCGGTGACGGGCGCGGAGTACGCCGCCGCGCTCGCCGCCACCCAGCAGCTCGCCCGCGAGACTGCGGCCGCCTGGGACGATGTCGACGTCATCCTCACTCCGACCCTGGCGCAGCCGCCGGCGCCGGTCGGGTCGCTGCGCGACGACGCCGACCCGGCCGCCGACTTCGATGCGCAGTGCGCGTTCACGCCCTGGACCAGCACCTACAACCTCACGGGCCGGCCGGCGATCTCGCTGCCGCTGCACCGCGAGCGCTCCGCGAACGACGCGGTGGAGCTGCCGTACGGCGTGATGCTCGGCGCCCGGCTCGGTGAGGAGGAGACGCTGCTGGCCCTCGCCGCGGCCGTCGAGGCGGCCGACCCGTGGCGGGACACGCTGCCGAGGAACCCGGGCGCCCTGACCGCGCCGCACGCTGGGGGCGCGGTGCGCGGCCGCCGGCCGGTGCTCAGTACGCCGTCCAGCCGCCCTCGATCGGGTAGCTGCAGCCGGTCATCGACGCGCTGGCCGGGCCGGTGA